In the Arthrobacter zhaoxinii genome, one interval contains:
- a CDS encoding sensor histidine kinase, with product MALPITAVVGPQIYSGINFRFALILLALLTAACLAVPWERLPPLAYWTIPVLDFAVVGGLYHDGRLVVTGLSFLCVFPVFWMSWSGAAPRTGWLLGFLGSTLVLWTPLFTRADGWPSVTDLAGPMLIPFIMLAIGVVVSTVEADTTAQQQRLEATETELQASLRETGLRSQLLDAVLETVDVGVTAVDAAGRTILMNSRQRSNHALAGLTEAADTDLDAQIYGLDQLTPVPLEQRPSQRAMREESFSDVIVWVGTGDRQRALTVCARAMRDNGQFAGSVLAYSDVTEMVNALNAREDFVSSVSHELRTPLTSIIGYLDLVLDDEDTSDLPARLLNALQVAQRNAERLLLLVSDLLTTASGTMHLQRSETDVAELVRIALDSATPRATPIGVALGCDCEEDLHALVDPDRISQVLDNLLSNAIKYSPDGGKVTVRSRREGANLVLEVEDTGIGMSEADQQDVFTKFFRTGQVKKAAIPGVGLGLVITKSIVEAHGGRISFSSAIGVGSTFRVELPVSAP from the coding sequence GTGGCCCTGCCTATCACTGCGGTTGTGGGTCCGCAGATTTACAGCGGCATCAATTTCCGCTTCGCTCTGATCCTGCTCGCTCTGCTGACTGCTGCCTGCCTGGCGGTGCCTTGGGAGCGGCTCCCTCCCTTGGCGTACTGGACGATTCCGGTACTGGACTTCGCCGTGGTGGGCGGCCTCTATCACGACGGGCGTCTCGTGGTGACCGGACTCAGCTTCCTCTGTGTGTTCCCGGTGTTCTGGATGTCCTGGTCCGGTGCCGCTCCACGGACCGGCTGGCTGCTCGGCTTTCTGGGCAGCACTCTGGTGCTGTGGACTCCGCTGTTTACCCGGGCAGACGGATGGCCCAGCGTGACCGACTTGGCGGGGCCGATGCTGATCCCGTTCATCATGCTGGCCATCGGTGTGGTGGTTTCCACGGTTGAAGCCGATACAACTGCCCAGCAGCAGCGGCTGGAGGCGACCGAAACCGAGCTTCAGGCCAGCCTGAGAGAGACCGGGCTTCGCTCCCAGCTGCTGGATGCAGTGCTGGAAACGGTCGATGTGGGCGTCACCGCTGTCGATGCTGCCGGCCGGACGATCCTCATGAACAGCCGGCAGCGGTCAAACCACGCACTGGCCGGGCTTACGGAGGCGGCGGACACAGACCTCGACGCACAGATATACGGTCTCGACCAGCTGACACCGGTACCCCTTGAGCAGCGTCCGTCCCAGCGGGCCATGCGCGAGGAGTCCTTTTCAGACGTCATCGTCTGGGTCGGAACCGGCGACCGGCAGCGCGCCCTGACGGTCTGCGCCCGTGCCATGCGGGACAACGGGCAGTTTGCCGGCTCGGTACTGGCCTACAGTGACGTCACGGAAATGGTCAATGCGCTCAATGCCCGAGAGGATTTCGTCTCCAGCGTCTCCCACGAACTGCGGACACCGCTGACCTCCATCATCGGATACCTGGACCTGGTGCTCGACGACGAGGACACCTCCGACCTGCCGGCGCGCCTGCTGAACGCCCTGCAGGTGGCGCAGCGCAACGCCGAGCGGCTGCTGCTGCTGGTGTCGGATCTGCTGACCACGGCCTCCGGGACGATGCACCTTCAGCGCTCGGAAACCGACGTCGCCGAGCTGGTGCGGATTGCCCTGGATTCCGCTACCCCCAGGGCCACGCCGATCGGCGTAGCCCTGGGCTGTGACTGCGAAGAAGACCTGCACGCCCTGGTGGATCCGGACCGGATCTCCCAGGTACTGGATAACCTGCTTTCCAACGCCATCAAGTACTCCCCCGACGGTGGCAAGGTGACCGTCCGGTCCCGCCGCGAAGGGGCGAATCTGGTCCTGGAGGTCGAGGACACCGGCATCGGCATGAGCGAGGCGGACCAGCAGGATGTGTTCACCAAATTTTTCCGCACCGGCCAGGTAAAGAAGGCCGCCATTCCCGGTGTGGGCCTGGGCCTGGTCATCACCAAATCGATTGTCGAGGCACACGGCGGGCGGATCTCGTTCAGCTCGGCGATCGGCGTCGGCAGCACCTTCCGGGTGGAACTGCCCGTATCAGCACCCTGA
- a CDS encoding response regulator transcription factor, giving the protein MEIQRVAVIIEDDADIRDLLNAVLQQSGFKVFTAPNGSEGVEAVRLHSPTVVTLDLGLPDIDGFEVIRQLRQFSDAYIVMLTARAEELDTLMGLEAGADDYITKPFRPRELRARISAMLRRPRGEAANDTDVPSSGGMPSVLPGSQGTTLTAPAPAPEAAPGTLAHNGLTLNPGTRTTEIEGNSVELTRTEFDLLQALLEGGRLVRTKTDLVRRLRGEEYDTGSFISDADERTVEVHVGNLRRKLGDDSKSPRWLETVRGVGYRLAPQA; this is encoded by the coding sequence ATGGAAATTCAACGCGTAGCCGTCATTATCGAAGACGACGCGGATATCCGCGATCTTCTTAACGCGGTTTTGCAGCAGTCCGGTTTCAAAGTCTTTACTGCGCCGAACGGTTCCGAAGGAGTTGAAGCTGTCCGGCTGCACAGCCCTACGGTAGTCACGTTGGATCTGGGCCTTCCGGACATCGACGGTTTTGAGGTTATCCGCCAGCTGCGGCAGTTCAGCGATGCCTACATCGTGATGCTTACTGCCCGCGCCGAGGAACTGGATACCCTTATGGGCCTGGAAGCCGGCGCGGATGACTACATCACCAAGCCCTTCCGCCCGCGGGAACTGCGGGCACGGATCTCTGCGATGCTCCGACGTCCCCGAGGCGAAGCAGCCAATGACACCGATGTGCCCTCTTCCGGCGGTATGCCTTCCGTGCTCCCCGGCAGCCAGGGGACCACACTGACGGCCCCGGCCCCCGCGCCCGAAGCAGCCCCCGGCACGCTAGCCCACAATGGTCTGACCCTGAACCCGGGGACACGAACCACTGAGATCGAAGGCAACAGCGTAGAGCTCACCCGCACCGAGTTCGACCTGCTGCAGGCCCTTCTGGAGGGCGGGCGGCTGGTGCGGACCAAGACGGACCTGGTCCGTCGGCTGCGCGGCGAGGAATACGACACCGGATCGTTTATCAGCGACGCGGATGAGCGGACTGTGGAAGTGCATGTGGGCAACCTGCGGCGCAAACTCGGAGATGACTCGAAGTCCCCGCGCTGGCTCGAAACAGTGCGCGGCGTCGGTTACCGTTTGGCCCCGCAGGCCTGA
- a CDS encoding sensor histidine kinase: MSRLSRSTLGFFGITSQFHELPLRYRTALSQAPLVIVVGLICAVAAWQLPEIFQRQEFVSGLITLAVVTAVCIAVPWNRLWYPSYWIIPLLDFVAIAQLQHGSNGILTGLSLLHVFPVFWISWSRVSPASARVLSFFCPLLSVWHPFILGTGGPVSGADLSAPLLVPLVSLGVAVTVSVLREDIRSQRETLENKDRLLEAALAESKRQSQRLDGVLNAIDVGVLLVDEDGIPRHMNRRQRLLQERALPAGITRPHERDLLLYTLDRTTLMPFEQRPVARALLGSDFHDVPLWLGPPGNQMAMNTSGAVLRNDDGGFNGAVIVFSDITALVGALAAKDDFVASVSHELRTPLTSIIGYLDLALDEAEETQLQGPIPGSLRVALRNSERLLRLVSDLLTAASGTVQLEYRPMCLADVITTSLRTAETRARKAGVDLVNEAPTELPMHADPHRIAQVLDNLLSNAIKYSPDGGTVTVSAWREADRAVFRVADTGMGMSAVDVEDVFEKFFRTGTVRQAGIPGVGLGMAISKDIAEAHGGSIRVESTLGHGTAFTVELPAGVPAVV; the protein is encoded by the coding sequence ATGTCGCGGTTGTCACGGTCGACACTGGGGTTTTTCGGCATCACCTCCCAGTTCCACGAATTGCCGCTGCGTTATCGGACGGCCCTAAGCCAGGCGCCCCTGGTCATCGTGGTGGGACTGATCTGCGCCGTTGCCGCCTGGCAGTTGCCGGAGATCTTCCAGAGGCAGGAATTCGTCTCGGGCCTGATCACGCTGGCCGTTGTCACCGCCGTATGCATCGCCGTTCCCTGGAACCGGCTCTGGTACCCGTCCTACTGGATCATCCCCCTGCTGGACTTCGTGGCCATTGCCCAGCTCCAGCACGGCAGCAACGGCATCCTCACGGGACTGAGCCTGCTGCACGTCTTCCCCGTGTTCTGGATCTCCTGGTCCCGGGTATCCCCCGCGTCTGCGCGGGTGCTGAGCTTCTTCTGCCCGTTGCTGTCTGTCTGGCATCCCTTCATCCTGGGCACCGGCGGCCCGGTCAGCGGTGCGGACCTCTCCGCTCCCCTGCTTGTTCCGCTGGTGAGCCTCGGCGTCGCAGTCACCGTGTCCGTGCTGCGTGAGGACATCCGTTCGCAGCGTGAAACCCTGGAGAACAAGGACCGGCTGCTCGAAGCCGCGCTGGCCGAGAGCAAACGGCAGTCCCAACGCCTCGACGGAGTGCTCAATGCCATCGACGTCGGGGTCCTCCTGGTGGATGAGGACGGCATTCCGCGGCATATGAACCGCCGCCAGCGGCTTCTGCAGGAGCGGGCGCTGCCCGCCGGAATAACCCGCCCGCATGAACGCGATCTGCTCCTTTATACCCTCGACCGCACCACCCTGATGCCCTTCGAGCAGCGGCCCGTGGCCCGCGCCCTGCTCGGCTCCGACTTCCATGACGTACCGCTGTGGCTCGGACCTCCCGGCAACCAGATGGCCATGAACACCTCAGGGGCGGTACTGCGGAACGACGACGGCGGCTTCAACGGCGCGGTCATCGTATTCTCGGACATCACTGCCCTGGTTGGTGCACTGGCCGCGAAGGACGACTTCGTCGCCAGCGTGTCGCATGAGCTGCGGACCCCGCTGACGTCCATCATCGGCTATCTGGACCTCGCCCTGGACGAGGCCGAGGAAACCCAGCTGCAGGGGCCCATCCCCGGATCCCTGCGGGTGGCGCTGCGCAACAGCGAACGGCTGCTGCGGCTGGTGTCGGACCTGCTCACCGCCGCTTCAGGCACCGTTCAGCTGGAATACCGGCCCATGTGCCTGGCGGACGTCATCACCACCAGCCTCCGCACAGCTGAGACCAGGGCCCGGAAGGCCGGCGTCGACCTGGTGAACGAGGCACCGACCGAGCTGCCCATGCATGCCGACCCGCACCGTATTGCGCAGGTCCTGGACAACCTGCTTTCCAACGCCATCAAGTACTCGCCCGACGGCGGGACGGTCACCGTGAGCGCCTGGCGCGAGGCGGACCGTGCCGTCTTCCGTGTGGCCGACACCGGTATGGGCATGTCCGCGGTGGACGTGGAGGATGTGTTCGAGAAGTTCTTCCGCACCGGCACGGTGCGGCAGGCGGGAATCCCCGGCGTCGGGCTCGGCATGGCCATCAGCAAGGATATTGCCGAGGCGCACGGCGGAAGCATCCGGGTGGAGAGCACCCTCGGACACGGCACCGCTTTTACCGTCGAGCTCCCGGCCGGCGTTCCCGCCGTCGTCTAG
- a CDS encoding Hpt domain-containing protein, protein MPREEIDVRLISLERLRELSDQVGTESCRQFVSNFISMWESRFTRLCQAVQGRDFDAAMDVVLSIKISSDMAGAERLSALGAAAQDLVSRRDILGLEAMVAAVRACGTETMAHLNQPSLFSAA, encoded by the coding sequence ATGCCCCGCGAAGAAATTGACGTGCGGCTGATCTCCCTGGAGCGGCTCCGGGAGCTAAGCGACCAGGTGGGCACCGAGTCCTGCCGCCAGTTCGTCTCCAATTTCATCTCCATGTGGGAGAGCCGGTTTACCCGCCTTTGTCAGGCCGTTCAGGGCCGGGACTTCGACGCCGCTATGGACGTGGTCCTGAGTATCAAGATCTCCAGCGACATGGCCGGAGCGGAACGGCTCTCGGCCCTGGGGGCTGCGGCGCAGGACCTGGTGTCACGCCGCGACATACTCGGCCTGGAAGCAATGGTTGCTGCTGTCCGTGCCTGCGGCACGGAAACCATGGCACACCTGAACCAGCCTTCCCTGTTCTCCGCAGCCTAG
- a CDS encoding VanZ family protein: MNVVIPGTQRRRRLAGLFLLYIGALGLIAFWPSPVDAGAAGTLQEILAALHARGVPGWVDYTLVESAANVVLFVPFGVLAAAYLAERYAWFAAVVGVAVSCTIETGQHVFLPARFATVHDVLANALGAALGTLAVYAVRSRKHNA; this comes from the coding sequence GTGAATGTAGTCATTCCGGGAACACAACGACGACGCCGGCTGGCGGGCCTGTTTCTGCTCTATATAGGTGCACTGGGGCTGATCGCGTTCTGGCCCTCCCCGGTAGACGCAGGCGCGGCCGGCACCCTGCAGGAGATCCTCGCTGCCCTGCATGCCCGCGGCGTGCCCGGCTGGGTCGACTACACCCTGGTGGAGTCCGCGGCCAATGTGGTGTTGTTCGTTCCCTTCGGTGTCCTGGCCGCCGCGTATCTTGCCGAACGCTATGCCTGGTTCGCCGCCGTCGTCGGCGTTGCCGTCTCCTGCACCATTGAAACCGGACAGCACGTGTTCCTGCCTGCCCGGTTTGCCACCGTCCACGACGTTCTGGCCAACGCGCTGGGTGCGGCGCTCGGCACGCTTGCGGTCTACGCGGTCCGCAGCCGGAAACACAACGCGTGA
- a CDS encoding arsenate reductase/protein-tyrosine-phosphatase family protein has translation MKATSTPFRILAVCTGNICRSPMAERLLQAGLDRVAPGEFEVSSAGTGALIGSGIEPHVAGFVNIFGGNSADFSSRQLTPEILQDQDLVLALTRAHRSRIVELAPGLLRRTFTLRELARLLPLVDADPAVGAADRWQAAVAGALRMRSAHPVSPEEDDVVDPYRRSDAVYQQMVRQLAPAVDALLAWERRYR, from the coding sequence ATGAAAGCCACCAGTACCCCTTTCCGCATCCTGGCCGTCTGCACCGGCAATATCTGCCGTTCCCCCATGGCCGAGCGTCTGCTTCAGGCCGGGCTGGATAGAGTTGCCCCCGGTGAATTCGAGGTCTCCAGTGCCGGCACCGGCGCCCTGATCGGCTCAGGCATCGAACCGCATGTGGCCGGATTCGTGAACATCTTCGGCGGCAACTCAGCCGATTTCAGTTCCCGGCAGCTCACGCCGGAGATCCTTCAGGATCAAGACCTCGTACTGGCCCTGACCCGGGCGCACCGGAGTCGCATAGTGGAGCTCGCCCCTGGGCTGCTGCGCCGCACCTTCACTCTGCGCGAACTGGCCCGCCTGCTCCCCCTGGTGGACGCCGACCCCGCCGTCGGTGCCGCCGACCGGTGGCAGGCAGCGGTGGCAGGAGCCCTGAGGATGCGCAGCGCCCACCCGGTGAGCCCGGAAGAAGACGACGTGGTGGACCCCTACCGCCGAAGCGATGCTGTTTACCAGCAGATGGTCCGCCAGCTCGCCCCCGCGGTGGACGCACTGCTCGCCTGGGAGCGCCGCTACCGGTGA
- a CDS encoding alternate-type signal peptide domain-containing protein — protein sequence MAKGALAIGIGSAMLLGGGGTLAVWNQTQAANAGQIAAGDLELTTQAGVWTNAYGTVVDLDPSNTVADYKVVPGDVLTYSQTMDVKLTGDLMQAKLSIQNVPSSTFVAQNVTIDNVVVKDAAGANLQNAILKPANSGKVTASAKFTFKQDTDLRSSANALADFKNITYKLDQQALPAAPAATPAAGK from the coding sequence ATGGCTAAAGGCGCACTGGCAATCGGTATCGGCTCGGCAATGCTGCTCGGCGGCGGCGGCACCTTGGCAGTCTGGAACCAGACGCAGGCAGCCAACGCCGGCCAGATCGCGGCAGGTGACCTGGAACTGACCACCCAGGCCGGTGTCTGGACCAACGCTTACGGCACCGTGGTGGATCTGGATCCCAGCAACACCGTTGCTGACTACAAGGTGGTGCCGGGCGATGTCCTCACCTACAGCCAGACCATGGACGTCAAGCTGACCGGTGACCTGATGCAGGCCAAGCTCTCCATCCAGAACGTCCCCTCCAGCACCTTCGTGGCCCAGAACGTCACCATCGACAACGTCGTGGTCAAGGACGCCGCAGGAGCCAACCTGCAGAACGCCATCCTGAAGCCGGCCAACTCCGGCAAGGTCACTGCCTCCGCCAAGTTCACCTTCAAGCAGGACACGGATCTGCGCAGCAGCGCCAACGCCCTGGCTGACTTCAAGAACATCACCTACAAGCTGGACCAGCAGGCACTGCCGGCCGCACCGGCCGCGACCCCCGCCGCCGGCAAGTAG
- a CDS encoding signal peptidase I has product MSGRRKAEASASPLGFLGAGLSYLALCLAALAALALVIVPMLTGSQTYSVLTSSMAPKYAPGTFLVVKPLPFEELRVGDIITYQIESGSAAVITHRITAISATQSGELEFITKGDNNDADDELPVRELQIRGKLFYAVPFVGFAANALGNSDRGAAFQWGAVALMGYGVISLVRGALAKRREDGSEATPGQGPEDGRDGDDGGDDADTTGTKGPEHQEPVDPLEYDDPILTDCGCSAPARHPHRMNHRTPAGV; this is encoded by the coding sequence ATGAGCGGTCGCAGGAAAGCAGAAGCCTCAGCCAGCCCCCTCGGCTTCCTCGGCGCCGGCCTGAGCTACCTGGCCCTCTGCCTTGCCGCGCTTGCTGCCCTCGCCCTAGTGATTGTTCCGATGCTCACTGGCTCACAGACCTACAGCGTCCTGACCAGCTCCATGGCCCCCAAGTATGCGCCCGGAACTTTCCTCGTGGTTAAACCCCTGCCGTTCGAAGAACTGCGCGTGGGCGACATCATCACCTACCAGATTGAGTCGGGCAGCGCCGCCGTCATCACACACCGCATCACGGCCATCAGCGCTACGCAGAGCGGTGAACTGGAGTTCATCACTAAGGGTGACAACAACGACGCCGATGACGAGTTGCCCGTACGCGAACTTCAGATCCGCGGCAAACTCTTCTATGCGGTACCGTTCGTTGGATTCGCGGCCAATGCGCTCGGCAACTCGGACCGTGGAGCTGCCTTCCAGTGGGGAGCCGTTGCCCTCATGGGCTACGGGGTTATCTCACTCGTGCGCGGTGCACTGGCAAAACGGCGCGAGGACGGCTCCGAGGCAACGCCGGGGCAGGGACCGGAAGATGGCCGCGACGGCGACGACGGCGGCGACGATGCGGATACGACCGGCACAAAGGGCCCCGAACACCAGGAACCTGTTGATCCGCTGGAATACGACGACCCCATCCTCACGGACTGCGGCTGCAGCGCTCCCGCGAGGCACCCCCACCGGATGAATCACCGGACGCCCGCGGGCGTTTGA
- the nhaA gene encoding Na+/H+ antiporter NhaA, whose amino-acid sequence MASEPSSPQPNGARTILGRRSYGETLRIGEILRKETVGGILLLIATVAALIWANSPAADTYFAVRDFEIGYEPWHLKLSIGTWAADGLLAIFFFLVGLELKKEFIAGDLRDLRQAIVPVAAAVGGVIVPALVYVAVNVAAGSDGLRGWAIPTATDIAFALAVLAVISSHLPSALRIFLLTLAVVDDLIAIAIIAFFYSEDVHLVYLLWMLLPLAAFTLLVQRVPRFFGARSWPAWVILLPLGVATWALMHASGVHATVAGVLLGFAVPVLRRGPDRQKLPANPEAPGLSEIFEHRFRPVSTGFAVPVFAFFSAGVALGGWSGLGAVVKDPVAIGIILGLVVGKPIGILLTTWAVTAGTRAKLDADVRWVDLTGIGILAGIGFTVSLLVNDLSFAVGTLHNDDAKVGILLASVFAALLASALLTARNRRYRLIEAEDRRDDDQDGIPDVYGDGGGR is encoded by the coding sequence ATGGCCTCTGAGCCCTCCTCCCCTCAGCCAAACGGTGCACGCACCATCCTTGGCAGGCGCAGCTACGGCGAAACACTTCGCATCGGCGAGATCCTCCGCAAGGAAACCGTGGGCGGGATCCTGCTGCTCATCGCCACCGTTGCCGCACTGATCTGGGCCAATTCCCCGGCTGCCGACACTTACTTTGCCGTGCGCGACTTTGAAATCGGATACGAGCCGTGGCACCTCAAGCTGAGCATCGGTACGTGGGCCGCCGACGGGCTGCTGGCCATCTTCTTCTTCCTGGTTGGCCTTGAGCTGAAAAAGGAGTTCATTGCCGGGGACCTGCGGGACCTGAGGCAGGCCATTGTTCCTGTTGCAGCCGCAGTGGGCGGTGTTATTGTTCCCGCCCTGGTCTACGTAGCCGTGAATGTGGCTGCCGGGTCCGACGGCCTGCGCGGCTGGGCCATTCCCACCGCCACCGATATTGCCTTCGCGCTGGCTGTCCTGGCCGTCATCAGTTCCCACCTGCCCAGCGCGCTGCGGATCTTCCTGCTGACCCTGGCCGTGGTGGATGACCTGATTGCCATCGCCATCATTGCCTTCTTCTACTCCGAAGACGTGCACCTGGTCTACCTGCTGTGGATGCTGCTGCCGCTGGCCGCCTTCACCCTGCTGGTCCAGCGCGTCCCCCGTTTCTTCGGCGCCCGCAGCTGGCCCGCCTGGGTGATCCTCCTGCCGCTCGGCGTCGCGACTTGGGCCCTGATGCATGCCTCCGGCGTCCACGCCACTGTGGCCGGGGTTCTGCTGGGTTTCGCCGTTCCGGTGCTGCGCCGCGGACCGGACCGACAGAAACTGCCGGCCAACCCGGAAGCCCCCGGCCTGTCGGAAATCTTCGAGCACCGGTTCCGGCCTGTCTCCACCGGCTTTGCGGTCCCCGTCTTCGCCTTCTTTTCCGCCGGCGTCGCCCTCGGCGGCTGGAGCGGGCTGGGCGCGGTGGTCAAGGATCCGGTTGCCATCGGCATCATCCTCGGCCTGGTGGTCGGCAAGCCCATCGGCATCCTGCTCACCACCTGGGCCGTCACCGCCGGCACCCGCGCGAAGCTCGATGCCGATGTCCGGTGGGTGGACCTGACCGGCATCGGTATCCTCGCGGGAATCGGTTTCACCGTGTCCCTTCTGGTCAACGACCTGAGCTTCGCCGTCGGAACCCTGCACAACGACGACGCCAAGGTGGGCATCCTCCTGGCTTCCGTCTTCGCTGCGCTGCTGGCCTCAGCCCTGCTGACCGCCCGGAACCGGCGCTACCGGCTCATTGAGGCGGAGGACCGCCGTGACGATGACCAGGACGGCATTCCGGACGTGTATGGGGACGGCGGGGGGCGTTAG
- a CDS encoding SCO4848 family membrane protein, producing the protein MVLSTPLALVLVIAGLWSILIWPSYLRDVLKSPQSRDAKGAPTRYMTLNLMKISTAIIFGLATLVIGVRGLIG; encoded by the coding sequence ATGGTCCTTTCCACTCCCCTGGCGCTAGTCCTGGTTATTGCCGGTCTCTGGTCCATCCTGATCTGGCCGTCCTATCTGCGGGACGTGCTGAAGTCCCCGCAGTCCCGGGACGCCAAAGGTGCACCTACCCGGTACATGACCCTGAACCTGATGAAGATCAGCACGGCGATCATCTTCGGCCTGGCCACCCTCGTCATCGGTGTCCGCGGCCTGATCGGCTGA
- a CDS encoding DUF2505 domain-containing protein yields MALNASTILPYDVRTVTDTFANEGFLRSMSEHVGGSLVSASVDGDTAGAFVLTAVRTMPTDRLPDMAKKFVGATLTVTQKEQWAAPAADGSREAKVELSVGGVPLKVNAVQRLVNTPEGTRVDVDGKVASSIPFLGDKIAKAAEPMIGKALTIQAGQAGKWIESRQS; encoded by the coding sequence ATGGCCCTGAACGCATCCACCATCCTGCCCTACGACGTACGCACCGTGACCGACACGTTCGCCAACGAGGGGTTCCTGCGCAGCATGAGCGAGCACGTCGGCGGTTCCCTGGTGTCCGCTTCCGTGGACGGTGACACTGCCGGGGCATTTGTGCTCACCGCTGTGCGGACCATGCCTACGGACCGCCTGCCGGACATGGCCAAGAAGTTCGTCGGTGCCACCCTGACCGTCACCCAGAAGGAGCAGTGGGCCGCCCCTGCTGCCGACGGATCCCGGGAAGCCAAGGTGGAACTGTCTGTAGGCGGGGTACCGCTGAAGGTCAACGCCGTGCAGCGCCTGGTCAACACCCCCGAGGGCACCCGCGTCGACGTCGACGGCAAGGTGGCCTCCTCCATTCCGTTCCTCGGCGACAAGATCGCGAAGGCTGCCGAACCGATGATCGGCAAGGCACTGACCATCCAGGCCGGCCAGGCCGGCAAGTGGATTGAAAGCCGGCAGAGCTAA
- a CDS encoding M28 family peptidase, producing the protein MTLKNVMRHLDGLQRAADANGGNRASGTPGYEASGRYIEKQLRRAGYKPVRQPFSYDQFELVSEALEQVSPEARTLVAGTDFSTMSYSGPGDVTAAVTPVDINLLGDRATTSGCEPEDFAGFPAGNIALLQRGECTFEIKVDNAAAAGASAAVVFNQGDDVPGDDRTGLVNGGLGAELAAIPAVTATFALGEELAGTPGAVLHLSVESGIRTTESFNILADTRSGDPNRTVVVGAHMDSVPEGPGINDNGSGLAATLETAIQLAKTKTKGGLENRVRFAFWGGEEDGLVGSDYYVEQLGEAGVAGTLLNLNFDMVGSPNFARFIYDGDGSMLPPGEESSIPAGSDVIEQVFEEYFASQGLTTAPTPFDGRSDYGGFIAEGIEIPAGGLFTGAEGLKTPEEAALFGGTAGAAYDACYHAECDDITNINRRVLDQMSDAVAHSVITFARMEEDLRGGGETQSRQLNAPADNTYRGHQLLK; encoded by the coding sequence GTGACCCTCAAGAATGTGATGCGGCATCTGGACGGACTGCAGCGGGCGGCGGATGCCAACGGCGGAAACCGCGCGTCCGGAACTCCCGGCTACGAGGCATCCGGCCGCTACATTGAGAAGCAGCTGCGCCGTGCCGGGTACAAGCCGGTCCGTCAGCCCTTCTCCTATGATCAGTTTGAACTGGTGTCGGAGGCGCTGGAGCAGGTGTCGCCGGAGGCGCGGACATTAGTGGCGGGGACGGATTTCAGCACCATGTCCTACTCCGGTCCCGGGGACGTCACGGCGGCCGTGACGCCGGTGGACATCAACCTCCTCGGGGACCGGGCAACGACCAGCGGCTGTGAACCGGAGGATTTCGCCGGCTTCCCCGCGGGCAACATTGCGCTGCTGCAGCGGGGCGAATGCACATTCGAGATCAAGGTAGACAACGCCGCCGCCGCTGGCGCCTCAGCTGCCGTCGTCTTTAACCAGGGCGACGATGTACCCGGTGACGACCGCACGGGTCTGGTGAACGGCGGGCTTGGCGCCGAGTTGGCGGCCATTCCCGCCGTGACCGCGACGTTTGCCCTGGGTGAGGAACTGGCTGGAACGCCCGGGGCCGTTCTGCATCTTTCCGTGGAATCCGGGATACGCACCACCGAGTCCTTCAATATCCTGGCGGACACAAGGAGCGGTGACCCGAACCGCACCGTGGTGGTGGGTGCGCACATGGATTCGGTGCCGGAGGGGCCCGGCATCAACGACAACGGCAGCGGCTTGGCGGCCACCCTGGAGACCGCAATCCAACTGGCCAAGACCAAGACAAAGGGCGGCCTGGAAAACCGGGTTCGGTTCGCGTTCTGGGGCGGGGAAGAGGACGGGCTGGTGGGCTCGGACTACTACGTCGAGCAACTGGGTGAAGCCGGGGTGGCCGGAACCCTGCTGAACCTGAACTTCGACATGGTGGGATCCCCGAACTTCGCCCGGTTCATTTACGACGGCGACGGCAGCATGCTCCCTCCAGGCGAAGAATCCTCCATACCTGCCGGATCCGATGTCATTGAGCAGGTCTTCGAGGAGTACTTCGCTTCCCAGGGCCTGACCACGGCACCCACCCCGTTCGACGGCCGGTCCGACTACGGCGGGTTCATCGCCGAGGGAATAGAGATCCCGGCGGGCGGGCTGTTCACGGGTGCCGAAGGCCTGAAGACGCCCGAGGAAGCCGCACTGTTCGGCGGGACGGCGGGTGCTGCGTATGACGCCTGCTATCACGCCGAGTGTGATGACATCACCAACATCAACCGCAGGGTGCTGGACCAGATGTCCGACGCCGTGGCCCACTCCGTGATCACCTTCGCCCGAATGGAGGAGGACCTGCGCGGGGGCGGCGAAACACAGTCCCGCCAGCTGAACGCCCCGGCTGACAACACCTACCGTGGCCATCAGCTGCTGAAGTAG